Proteins from a single region of Lelliottia sp. JS-SCA-14:
- a CDS encoding cation-transporting P-type ATPase, which produces MNTEKPGQPFYRLSVEETLAQTNSSADGISGADATARLAQYGENALPQKPGKPAWLRFLAHFNDVLIYVLLAAALLTAVMGHWVDTLVILGVAVINALIGHIQESNAEKSLQSIRNMLSSEAVVVRQGNHETIPTTALVPGDIVVIRAGDRIPADLRLLEAHNLRVEEAILTGESTVVEKSTERLEGELPLGDRTNLLFSGTTVSSGGGKGIVVATGGDTELGHINQMMADIEKHRTPLLVQMDKLGKAIFIIILVMMAALFVFSLLFRDMPVSELMLSLISLAVASVPEGLPAIISIILSLGVQTMARQKAIIRKLPTVETLGAMTVICSDKTGTLTMNEMTVKAVITADKIYRVEGDSYEPVGNIHPIDDPTPVTVAHGSLLERYLRTIDLCNDSQLMKDDQGLWKITGGPTEGALKVLAAKVPLPPVQTELRSKIPFDSLYKYMSTLHRIGDEEMILITGAPDVLFRLCQHQQTENGLEPLNQPYWEAQIEEYAREGLRMVAAAWKPAGVDQTTLDHPDLQQGVILLGIAGMMDPPRPEAITAIGDCLQAGIRVKMITGDHPQTAMSIGKMLGIGNAGNAITGRELEVMDDQQLSDAAQKFDIFARTSPEDKFRLVQALQAKKEVVGMTGDGVNDAPALKQADVGIAMGIKGTEVTKEAADMVLTDDNFATIASAVREGRRVYDNLKKTILFIMPTNLAQGLLIIIALLAGNLIPLTPVLILWMNMATSATLSFGLAFEAGEKNIMKRPPRNPNLHVMDGFAIWRVIFVGSMIAVSAFVLEAWLQPRGYSPEFIRTVLLQTLVTAQWFYMLNCRVSDGFSLSKGLLANRGIWIVTGVLLVLQLLIIYAPFMQMLFGTESLPFRYWVITFIIGFVMFLIVEIEKPLTRRWRVEAKG; this is translated from the coding sequence ATGAATACAGAAAAACCGGGCCAGCCGTTTTACCGGCTCTCCGTAGAAGAAACCCTGGCACAAACCAACAGCTCCGCCGACGGCATTTCCGGCGCGGACGCCACGGCGCGTCTCGCGCAGTACGGGGAAAATGCCCTGCCGCAAAAACCGGGAAAACCCGCGTGGCTGCGGTTTTTAGCGCACTTCAATGATGTGCTGATCTATGTCCTGCTGGCCGCGGCGTTGCTCACGGCGGTGATGGGTCATTGGGTCGATACTCTGGTGATCCTCGGCGTGGCGGTAATCAACGCCCTGATCGGTCACATCCAGGAGAGCAACGCTGAGAAATCCCTGCAGAGTATCCGCAATATGCTCTCAAGCGAGGCCGTCGTGGTGCGTCAGGGGAATCACGAAACCATCCCGACCACCGCGCTGGTGCCTGGCGATATCGTGGTGATCCGCGCGGGCGATCGCATTCCCGCCGACCTGCGACTGCTCGAAGCCCATAACCTTCGGGTGGAAGAGGCGATCCTGACGGGTGAATCGACCGTCGTGGAAAAAAGCACCGAGCGGCTGGAAGGGGAGTTACCGCTAGGGGATCGCACCAACCTGCTGTTCTCCGGCACCACGGTCAGCTCGGGCGGCGGGAAAGGGATCGTCGTGGCGACGGGGGGCGATACGGAGCTCGGTCATATCAACCAGATGATGGCCGATATCGAAAAACACCGCACCCCGCTGCTGGTGCAGATGGATAAGCTCGGCAAAGCCATCTTCATTATTATCCTGGTGATGATGGCGGCGCTGTTTGTCTTCAGCCTGCTGTTCCGCGATATGCCGGTGTCGGAACTGATGCTGTCGCTCATTAGCCTGGCGGTGGCCTCGGTCCCGGAAGGTCTGCCGGCGATTATCTCGATTATCCTTTCCCTCGGCGTGCAGACGATGGCGCGGCAGAAGGCGATTATCCGCAAACTGCCGACGGTCGAAACTCTGGGTGCGATGACGGTGATCTGCTCGGATAAAACCGGCACCCTGACCATGAACGAGATGACCGTCAAAGCGGTGATCACGGCGGATAAAATCTACCGCGTCGAGGGCGACAGCTACGAGCCGGTCGGGAATATTCATCCCATCGATGACCCTACGCCGGTGACGGTGGCCCACGGCTCGCTGCTGGAGCGCTACCTGCGCACCATCGATCTCTGTAACGACAGTCAACTGATGAAAGACGATCAGGGGCTGTGGAAAATTACCGGCGGGCCGACGGAAGGGGCGCTGAAAGTTTTAGCCGCCAAAGTGCCACTCCCACCTGTGCAGACGGAGCTGCGCAGCAAAATCCCGTTTGATTCCCTCTACAAATACATGTCGACCCTGCATCGCATCGGCGATGAGGAGATGATTTTGATTACCGGCGCGCCGGACGTGCTGTTCAGGCTCTGCCAGCACCAGCAGACGGAAAATGGCCTTGAGCCGCTCAACCAGCCCTACTGGGAAGCGCAGATCGAAGAGTACGCGCGTGAAGGGTTGCGCATGGTGGCGGCGGCCTGGAAACCGGCCGGTGTGGATCAAACCACGCTCGATCACCCGGATCTGCAGCAGGGCGTGATCCTGCTCGGGATTGCCGGGATGATGGACCCGCCGCGACCGGAAGCCATTACCGCCATCGGCGACTGCCTGCAGGCGGGCATCCGCGTGAAAATGATCACCGGCGACCACCCGCAAACGGCGATGAGTATCGGCAAAATGCTGGGCATCGGTAACGCCGGGAACGCGATCACCGGGCGCGAGCTGGAGGTGATGGATGACCAGCAACTGAGCGACGCGGCGCAGAAATTTGATATCTTTGCCCGCACCAGCCCGGAGGATAAATTCCGCCTGGTGCAGGCCCTGCAAGCGAAGAAAGAGGTGGTCGGGATGACCGGGGATGGCGTTAACGATGCGCCTGCCCTGAAACAGGCTGACGTCGGTATCGCCATGGGTATCAAGGGCACGGAGGTGACGAAAGAGGCGGCGGATATGGTGCTCACGGATGACAACTTCGCCACCATCGCCAGCGCGGTTCGCGAAGGCCGTCGGGTCTACGATAACCTGAAAAAAACCATTCTGTTCATCATGCCGACTAACCTGGCGCAGGGGCTGCTGATTATTATTGCCCTGCTGGCGGGCAACCTGATTCCGCTGACGCCGGTGCTGATCCTGTGGATGAACATGGCGACTTCCGCCACCCTGTCGTTCGGCCTGGCGTTTGAGGCGGGCGAGAAGAACATCATGAAACGCCCGCCGCGCAACCCGAATCTGCACGTCATGGACGGGTTTGCCATCTGGCGTGTGATCTTCGTCGGGTCGATGATCGCCGTCAGCGCCTTTGTGCTGGAAGCCTGGCTGCAACCGCGCGGCTATTCGCCGGAGTTCATCCGCACCGTGCTGCTGCAGACGCTGGTGACGGCCCAGTGGTTCTACATGCTGAACTGCCGCGTCTCGGACGGATTCTCATTAAGCAAAGGCCTGCTGGCGAACCGGGGTATCTGGATCGTGACCGGCGTTCTGCTGGTGCTGCAACTTTTAATCATCTACGCGCCGTTTATGCAGATGCTGTTCGGCACAGAATCGCTGCCGTTCCGCTACTGGGTGATCACCTTTATTATCGGTTTTGTGATGTTCTTAATTGTCGAAATCGAAAAACCGCTGACGCGCAGATGGCGGGTGGAAGCGAAGGGGTAG
- a CDS encoding universal stress protein — protein MYRNILVPVDVYEIGLADKALAHAQFLAQSSSADIHLLHVIPKFSPELTRGFISDARKMDDYMINNAKEKLTALAQKTAFPQDRIHFHVRSGNVRDEVTKLGDELTADVIIIGSRNPNIQTHLLGSDAANIVRYAHVPVFVVR, from the coding sequence ATGTACAGAAATATTCTGGTTCCGGTCGATGTCTATGAAATCGGCCTGGCCGATAAGGCGCTGGCCCATGCCCAGTTCCTCGCGCAATCCTCCTCGGCGGATATCCATTTACTGCACGTCATCCCCAAATTCTCGCCCGAACTGACCCGCGGGTTTATCTCCGACGCGCGGAAAATGGATGACTACATGATTAATAACGCAAAAGAAAAACTTACCGCCCTGGCGCAAAAAACCGCTTTTCCACAGGATCGCATTCATTTTCACGTCCGCAGCGGCAACGTCCGCGATGAAGTGACAAAACTCGGCGACGAGCTGACGGCGGACGTGATCATTATCGGCTCGCGCAACCCCAATATTCAGACCCATTTACTCGGCTCGGATGCAGCCAATATTGTTCGCTACGCGCACGTGCCGGTATTTGTTGTGCGTTAA
- a CDS encoding efflux RND transporter periplasmic adaptor subunit: protein MNRYVALMPVLILFIAACDQKAPEATPQPRMVKVATVTDAGQAQQRVFPARIESGDATDLSFKRGGQIETLDIRQGTPVKQGQQLASLNAREAQQRVRDRQTSATLAQRQFDRFQTLAGRQAISKAEMDVQRATRDSANAALKIAQEELSQMTLTAPFAGTAASVQVRNHQVVSAGQPIVTLTRTDLLDVVFSIPENLFKTLDIRNADYRPVVKINSIPDREFSAVYKEHTGSSDSNTLTWQVILTMPRPDDFPAVGGVSGTVTVNLANLPAGAGRNALVVPVEAVFNPDNSPRNQPHVWVVKGDGDNLQLEDRQVTVGQVTAQGVIVTEGLKAGERVVAAGVGELHAKQPVRIWTRERGL from the coding sequence GTGAATCGTTACGTTGCGCTGATGCCAGTTCTTATTCTTTTCATTGCTGCCTGCGATCAAAAAGCGCCAGAAGCCACACCCCAGCCGAGAATGGTGAAAGTCGCCACGGTGACGGACGCAGGCCAGGCGCAGCAGCGCGTCTTTCCCGCCAGAATAGAGTCCGGCGACGCCACCGACCTCTCATTTAAACGCGGCGGCCAGATTGAAACGCTCGATATTCGCCAGGGCACTCCCGTAAAACAGGGCCAACAGCTGGCGAGCCTCAACGCGCGGGAAGCCCAGCAGCGCGTGAGAGACCGACAAACTTCCGCCACTCTGGCCCAGCGCCAGTTCGATCGCTTCCAGACCCTGGCCGGACGCCAGGCCATCTCCAAAGCGGAGATGGACGTGCAGCGCGCCACCCGCGATTCCGCCAATGCGGCGCTGAAAATCGCCCAGGAGGAGCTGAGCCAGATGACGCTCACTGCCCCTTTCGCGGGCACGGCGGCCAGCGTGCAGGTGCGCAATCATCAGGTCGTTTCTGCCGGGCAGCCGATTGTGACCCTGACCCGCACCGATCTGCTCGACGTGGTGTTTAGCATTCCGGAAAATCTGTTCAAAACTCTGGATATCCGTAACGCTGACTATCGCCCGGTGGTGAAGATCAATTCGATTCCGGACCGCGAATTTAGCGCGGTGTACAAAGAGCACACCGGCAGCAGCGACAGCAATACCCTCACCTGGCAGGTGATTTTAACCATGCCGCGTCCGGATGATTTTCCGGCGGTGGGCGGCGTGAGCGGCACGGTGACCGTCAATCTGGCGAATCTCCCGGCGGGCGCGGGACGCAATGCGCTGGTGGTGCCGGTCGAAGCGGTATTCAATCCGGATAACAGCCCGCGCAACCAGCCGCACGTCTGGGTGGTAAAAGGCGATGGCGATAATCTGCAGCTGGAAGATCGCCAGGTGACGGTCGGGCAGGTCACCGCTCAGGGCGTGATCGTCACCGAGGGTCTGAAAGCCGGAGAGCGCGTCGTCGCGGCGGGCGTTGGCGAATTACACGCCAAACAGCCGGTACGTATCTGGACGCGTGAGCGAGGTCTGTAA
- a CDS encoding efflux RND transporter permease subunit, with amino-acid sequence MDISRQFIDNPIRVWLTVLLLGVGGIFALLNIGRLEDPAFTIKTAVVVTHYPGASAQQVEEEVTLPLENALQQLPYLDNVSSISSNGLSQITVNIASRYHSNELPQIWDELRRRVGDASRQFPPGVVTPFVNDDFGDVFGFFFAISGDNFTNPELSQYADQLRRELVLIPGVGKVAIGGAVPQQINVDINLAKMAARGVTLGQISTLLGRVNSVANAGEIASGSESIRLHPTGEFENLDELGDLIITPPGVGAATRLRDIATISRGLTVSPSSIYHANGRQAVTMGVSFIPGVNVIDVGRALEAKLQQMSAEKPAGINIDLFYDQAAEVGHSVNGFIINFLMALAIVIGVLLIFMGLRSGIIIALSLALNVLGTLLIMYLWGIELQRISLGALIIALSMLVDNAIVIVEGVLIARQRGSTLMTAINYVIRRSALPLLGATVIAILAFAPIGLSQDSTGEYCKSLFQVLLISLLLSWFSALTLTPVMIKWWLFKGQQTADTPAEVDPYNRRFYRLYQNMLNALLVRKTITLTLMAVLLAGAIWGFGAVRQNFFPSSNTPIFFVDLWLPYGTDIAQTERITSEIEKSINGQPGVVTTVSTIGQGSMRFILTYSGQRQYSNYAQIMVRMDDQRNIAALTRHVDEDIARHYPEINASTKRVMFGPSGDSAIEVRIKGPDPDRLRLIASQVDDILARDPATDSVRNDWQNRSKVIRPQYVAASGRELGVDKQDIDSALEMNFSGSRVGLYREGSDLLPVVVRPPESERQDANHLNNVLVWSQNRQQYIPLSNVVSGFALEWEDPLILRRDRSRVLTVQTDPDPLSNETSGDILARVKPDIDALPLPHGYSIEWGGDAENSSEAQQGIFTTLPIGFLVMFIITILMFSSVKNAVAIWLTVPLALIGVTPGFLLTGIPFGFMALIGLLSLSGMLIRNGIVLVEEIEQQKEHKAQHQAIVDAATSRLRPILLTAFTTVLGLAPLLRDVFFQSMAVVIMFGLGFATILTLLVLPVIYACFHPTERAEPQ; translated from the coding sequence ATGGATATCTCTCGCCAGTTTATCGACAACCCGATTCGCGTCTGGCTGACGGTGCTGCTCCTCGGCGTCGGCGGAATTTTTGCCCTGCTCAATATTGGTCGGCTGGAAGATCCGGCGTTTACCATTAAAACGGCGGTGGTGGTCACCCACTACCCGGGCGCGTCGGCTCAGCAGGTGGAAGAGGAGGTCACGCTGCCGCTGGAAAATGCCCTGCAGCAGTTGCCCTACCTCGATAACGTCAGCTCGATCTCTTCCAACGGGCTGTCGCAAATCACCGTGAATATCGCCTCGCGCTACCACTCCAACGAACTGCCGCAAATCTGGGACGAGCTGCGCCGCCGCGTGGGCGACGCGTCGCGCCAGTTTCCACCGGGGGTGGTGACGCCGTTCGTCAATGACGACTTCGGCGATGTGTTTGGTTTTTTCTTTGCCATCTCGGGCGATAATTTTACCAATCCTGAACTGTCTCAGTATGCCGACCAGTTGCGCCGTGAGCTGGTGCTGATCCCCGGCGTCGGGAAAGTGGCGATTGGCGGCGCGGTGCCGCAGCAGATTAATGTGGATATCAACCTCGCGAAAATGGCGGCGCGCGGGGTCACCCTCGGGCAGATTTCGACGCTACTGGGGCGAGTGAACAGCGTAGCCAACGCCGGGGAGATTGCCTCCGGGAGCGAATCTATTCGCCTACACCCGACGGGTGAGTTTGAAAATCTTGATGAACTCGGGGATTTGATTATCACCCCACCCGGCGTAGGTGCGGCGACGCGCTTGCGGGATATCGCCACCATTTCGCGCGGGCTGACGGTTTCCCCGTCGAGTATTTACCATGCCAACGGTCGTCAGGCCGTGACCATGGGCGTTTCGTTTATTCCGGGCGTGAACGTCATTGACGTGGGCCGCGCGCTGGAGGCCAAACTGCAGCAGATGTCGGCGGAAAAACCGGCGGGCATTAACATCGATCTGTTCTACGACCAGGCCGCCGAAGTGGGCCACTCGGTGAACGGATTTATCATTAACTTCCTGATGGCGCTGGCGATTGTCATCGGCGTGCTGCTGATTTTTATGGGCTTGCGCAGCGGGATTATCATCGCCCTGTCGCTGGCCCTGAACGTGCTGGGCACGCTGCTGATCATGTACCTGTGGGGCATTGAGCTACAGCGCATCTCGCTCGGGGCGTTGATTATCGCCCTGAGTATGCTGGTGGATAATGCGATCGTGATCGTGGAAGGCGTCCTGATCGCCCGGCAGCGCGGCTCCACGCTTATGACGGCGATTAACTACGTCATTCGCCGCTCTGCCCTGCCCCTGCTGGGCGCGACGGTGATCGCGATCCTCGCCTTTGCGCCGATTGGGCTGTCGCAGGATTCGACGGGCGAATACTGTAAATCCCTGTTCCAGGTGCTGCTGATCTCTCTGCTGCTGAGCTGGTTCTCGGCGCTGACCCTCACCCCGGTGATGATCAAATGGTGGTTGTTTAAGGGCCAGCAAACCGCCGACACACCGGCGGAGGTCGATCCCTACAACCGGCGCTTTTACCGTCTGTACCAGAACATGCTCAACGCGCTGCTGGTGCGCAAAACGATCACCCTGACGCTGATGGCGGTTCTGCTGGCTGGCGCTATCTGGGGCTTCGGAGCCGTCCGGCAAAACTTCTTCCCGTCGTCAAATACGCCGATTTTCTTTGTCGACCTGTGGCTGCCCTACGGGACGGATATCGCCCAGACCGAAAGGATCACCAGCGAGATTGAAAAATCGATCAACGGCCAGCCGGGCGTGGTTACTACCGTCTCGACCATTGGCCAGGGGAGCATGCGTTTTATCCTGACCTACAGCGGCCAGCGGCAGTACAGCAACTACGCGCAAATCATGGTGCGCATGGACGATCAGCGTAACATTGCCGCCCTGACCCGCCACGTCGACGAGGATATTGCCCGCCACTATCCGGAGATTAACGCCAGCACCAAACGGGTGATGTTCGGCCCGTCCGGCGACAGCGCCATTGAAGTGCGCATCAAAGGGCCGGACCCGGATCGGCTGCGGCTGATTGCCAGCCAGGTGGATGACATTCTGGCCCGCGATCCGGCGACGGACAGCGTCCGTAACGACTGGCAAAACCGCAGCAAAGTGATCCGCCCGCAGTACGTCGCCGCCTCCGGGCGCGAGCTGGGGGTGGATAAACAGGATATCGACAGTGCGCTGGAGATGAATTTCTCCGGCAGCCGCGTCGGGTTGTACCGGGAAGGTTCGGACCTGCTGCCCGTGGTGGTGCGCCCGCCGGAGAGCGAGCGCCAGGATGCCAATCATCTCAACAACGTGCTGGTGTGGAGTCAAAACCGCCAGCAGTACATTCCCCTGAGCAACGTGGTGAGCGGCTTTGCGCTGGAGTGGGAAGATCCGCTGATCCTGCGCCGGGACCGCAGCCGGGTGCTGACGGTGCAGACCGACCCCGACCCGCTCAGCAACGAAACCTCCGGCGATATTCTGGCCCGGGTGAAACCTGATATTGATGCCCTGCCGCTGCCGCACGGCTACAGCATTGAGTGGGGTGGCGATGCGGAAAACTCCAGCGAGGCGCAGCAGGGCATTTTCACCACCCTGCCGATCGGTTTCCTGGTGATGTTCATCATCACCATCCTGATGTTCAGCTCGGTGAAAAACGCGGTGGCGATCTGGCTGACGGTGCCGCTGGCGCTGATCGGCGTGACGCCGGGCTTTTTACTCACCGGCATTCCGTTTGGTTTTATGGCGCTGATTGGGCTGCTGAGTCTGAGCGGGATGCTCATTCGTAACGGCATCGTGCTGGTGGAAGAGATTGAGCAGCAGAAAGAGCACAAAGCCCAGCATCAGGCGATCGTCGATGCCGCCACCTCGCGCTTGCGCCCTATTCTGCTGACGGCCTTTACGACGGTGCTGGGGCTGGCCCCGCTGCTGCGCGATGTCTTCTTCCAGAGCATGGCGGTGGTGATCATGTTTGGCCTGGGCTTTGCCACTATCTTGACGCTGCTGGTACTTCCGGTTATTTATGCCTGTTTCCACCCCACGGAGAGGGCAGAACCCCAATGA
- a CDS encoding acyltransferase — protein sequence MTAVTFFTLYHTWDRYDYDYHWILGFLTFISTIATPLFFVVAGYLDAQSRHGSRWQLGKIKAVVVVFLFWMTVYYLWEPYQRGYLIQPWFVFTFIVIYTFHPLIEWLSQRRRLFFGVIFTLLVFAYGYDLLSALYPDKHLLSLAPQYRLWTWLLFYLTGQIFFDPLVSAWISKDKVVKAAIAAIPVIYLFTWFYERHFFFALFKADRNAFILTGSQIYILIVALVIAANGVRFRRNIEFKEAILAAVSKTMTGVYILHYSVFHLLTSLIPVTSLTTKLLLIGLTFVASVLISMLALSHSTVKKIITL from the coding sequence ATGACGGCGGTGACCTTTTTCACTCTGTACCACACCTGGGATCGCTACGATTACGATTATCACTGGATCCTCGGTTTCCTGACCTTTATCTCCACTATCGCCACGCCGCTGTTTTTTGTGGTGGCGGGCTATCTGGACGCTCAGTCTCGGCACGGCTCGCGCTGGCAGCTCGGAAAGATCAAAGCGGTGGTGGTGGTGTTTTTGTTCTGGATGACGGTCTATTACCTGTGGGAGCCATATCAACGCGGGTATTTAATCCAGCCGTGGTTTGTCTTCACCTTTATCGTGATTTATACCTTCCACCCGCTGATTGAGTGGCTAAGCCAGCGGCGACGCCTGTTTTTCGGCGTGATTTTCACCCTGCTGGTGTTTGCCTATGGCTACGATTTGCTGTCGGCGCTTTATCCCGATAAGCATCTCCTGTCGCTGGCGCCGCAGTATCGGCTCTGGACCTGGCTGCTGTTTTATCTCACCGGTCAGATTTTTTTCGACCCGCTGGTTTCCGCCTGGATAAGTAAAGACAAAGTGGTGAAAGCGGCCATCGCGGCGATTCCGGTAATTTATCTGTTCACCTGGTTTTATGAGCGGCACTTCTTTTTCGCCCTGTTCAAGGCGGATCGCAACGCATTTATTCTGACCGGCTCGCAGATTTACATCCTGATCGTGGCGCTGGTGATTGCCGCCAACGGCGTGCGGTTTCGCAGAAATATCGAGTTCAAAGAGGCGATTTTAGCCGCGGTCAGTAAAACGATGACCGGGGTGTATATTCTTCACTATTCGGTGTTTCACCTGCTTACGTCGCTGATCCCTGTGACCTCACTCACCACTAAGCTGCTGCTGATTGGGCTGACGTTTGTGGCGTCGGTGCTGATTTCGATGCTGGCGCTGTCGCATTCGACGGTTAAGAAGATCATCACGCTTTGA
- the pagP gene encoding lipid IV(A) palmitoyltransferase PagP, translating to MHALRIALLIMLMWFVAPLYAEPGVYGEQRITGWWNNFTNDVSQTWNEPQNYDLYLPFLSWHARFMYDKEKTDNYNEMPWGGGFGVSRYNEEGNWSSLYAMMFKDSHNEWQPIVGYGWEKGWYLDNAQDFRLGLGVTAGITARQDFANYVPLPIILPLFSAGYKRLNVQFTYIPGTYNNGNVLFAWLRYGF from the coding sequence ATGCACGCGCTTCGGATTGCCTTACTCATTATGTTGATGTGGTTTGTGGCCCCTTTATATGCTGAGCCGGGTGTTTACGGGGAACAGCGCATCACCGGCTGGTGGAACAACTTCACCAACGATGTTTCTCAAACGTGGAATGAGCCGCAAAACTACGATCTCTATCTGCCCTTTCTGAGCTGGCATGCGCGCTTTATGTACGACAAAGAGAAAACCGATAACTACAACGAAATGCCGTGGGGCGGCGGGTTTGGGGTTTCTCGTTATAACGAAGAGGGGAACTGGAGTTCTCTCTACGCGATGATGTTTAAAGATTCCCACAACGAATGGCAGCCGATTGTCGGCTACGGCTGGGAGAAGGGCTGGTATCTGGATAATGCGCAGGATTTCCGCCTCGGGCTTGGCGTCACGGCGGGGATCACGGCGCGGCAGGATTTTGCGAACTATGTGCCGCTGCCGATCATTTTGCCGCTGTTCTCCGCCGGGTATAAACGGCTGAACGTGCAGTTCACCTATATTCCGGGGACCTACAACAACGGCAACGTGCTGTTTGCGTGGCTGCGGTATGGGTTTTAA
- the shiA gene encoding shikimate transporter gives MDSTLISERPNEETLSLNRARRAALGSFAGAVVDWYDFLLYGITAALVFNREFFPQVSPAMGTLAAFATFGVGFLFRPLGGVIFGHFGDKLGRKRMLMLTVWMMGIATALIGILPSFDTIGWWAPVLLVTLRAIQGFAVGGEWGGAALLSVESAPKHKKAFYSSGVQVGYGVGLLLSTGLVSLISLMTTDEQFLSWGWRIPFLFSIVLVLAALWIRNGMEESAEFEKQQNETPVVKKRLPVMEALLQHPGAFLKIIALRLCELLTMYIVTAFALNYSTQNLGLPRELFLNIGLLVGGISCLSIPCFAWLADRFGRRRVYITGALIGSLSAWPFFMALEAQSMFWIVFFAIMLANIAHDMVVCVQQPMFTEMFGASYRYSGAGVGYQVASVVGGGFTPFIAAALVTFSGGNWQSVAIYLLAGCLISAATALLMKESH, from the coding sequence ATGGACTCCACCCTCATCTCCGAACGCCCCAACGAGGAGACACTATCGCTTAATCGCGCCCGACGCGCCGCCCTCGGCAGTTTCGCCGGAGCCGTCGTCGACTGGTATGACTTTCTGCTCTACGGCATCACCGCCGCTCTGGTATTTAACCGCGAATTCTTCCCTCAGGTCAGCCCGGCAATGGGCACCCTCGCCGCGTTTGCCACCTTTGGCGTCGGGTTCCTGTTTCGCCCGCTGGGCGGCGTGATCTTCGGTCATTTCGGCGACAAACTGGGCCGCAAGCGGATGCTGATGCTCACGGTCTGGATGATGGGCATCGCCACTGCGCTGATCGGTATTTTGCCGTCGTTCGACACCATCGGCTGGTGGGCGCCGGTCCTGCTGGTGACTCTGCGCGCCATTCAGGGCTTTGCCGTGGGCGGTGAATGGGGCGGCGCGGCGCTGCTCTCCGTTGAAAGCGCGCCGAAACACAAGAAAGCCTTCTACAGCAGCGGCGTGCAGGTGGGTTACGGCGTCGGCCTGTTGCTCTCCACCGGGCTGGTTTCTCTGATAAGCCTAATGACCACCGACGAGCAGTTCCTGAGCTGGGGCTGGCGCATTCCGTTCCTGTTCAGCATCGTGCTGGTGCTGGCCGCCCTGTGGATCCGCAACGGCATGGAAGAGTCCGCCGAATTTGAAAAGCAGCAGAACGAAACGCCGGTGGTGAAGAAACGCCTGCCGGTGATGGAAGCTTTGCTCCAGCATCCCGGCGCGTTCCTGAAGATCATCGCTCTGCGCCTGTGCGAGCTGCTGACGATGTATATCGTTACCGCCTTCGCCCTGAACTATTCGACGCAAAATCTCGGCCTGCCACGTGAGCTTTTTCTGAATATTGGCCTGCTGGTGGGTGGCATTAGTTGTCTCAGCATTCCCTGCTTTGCGTGGCTGGCGGACCGGTTTGGCCGTCGGCGCGTCTACATCACCGGGGCGCTGATCGGCAGCCTCAGCGCCTGGCCGTTCTTTATGGCGCTGGAAGCCCAGTCGATGTTCTGGATTGTGTTCTTCGCCATTATGCTCGCCAACATTGCCCATGACATGGTGGTGTGCGTGCAGCAGCCGATGTTTACGGAGATGTTTGGCGCGAGCTATCGCTACAGCGGCGCGGGCGTGGGCTATCAGGTGGCGAGCGTGGTCGGCGGCGGGTTTACGCCGTTTATCGCCGCGGCCTTAGTCACCTTCTCCGGCGGCAACTGGCAGAGCGTGGCGATTTACCTGCTGGCGGGCTGCCTGATCTCCGCCGCCACGGCGCTGCTGATGAAAGAGTCCCACTGA